In a single window of the Myxococcales bacterium genome:
- a CDS encoding GGDEF domain-containing protein: protein MNLDQLARNYLFQHSRLLALRLNNKLRIVEANPGTLNTLGVPPEELVGKSLYELVIADDDEMVDRVTAASQIEGEIVRMRSSNDREVSVLMSLYRAPDGVLVFGEAVGDSDPRRKDLTLELHKRSFSLAKTIEELRNRNENLETVNQWMREKSVVDPTTGLYKRNQLDRLLRTEWERAKRHLGELSFLLISIDGLQPFRELQGADAASLIFRGVARVLETRKRLFDVLGHFDDETLFLLLPHTPLDGARELADRLRRLLENREFRAGDYPFRILLSLGLAAYHHRFYPLRSHDELIHLAADAIAEARIDGGNQVRCTQVPVLTPPVPNGAAVQ from the coding sequence ATGAACCTCGACCAACTGGCGCGCAATTATCTTTTTCAGCATTCCCGCCTGCTGGCGCTCCGGCTGAACAATAAATTGCGGATTGTCGAGGCCAATCCCGGCACGCTCAACACCCTCGGCGTACCCCCCGAGGAACTGGTCGGAAAAAGTCTCTACGAATTGGTGATCGCCGATGACGACGAGATGGTCGACCGCGTGACTGCGGCGTCGCAAATCGAAGGCGAGATCGTCCGGATGCGTTCCTCGAACGATCGGGAGGTCTCGGTGCTGATGTCGCTTTATCGCGCGCCGGATGGCGTGTTGGTTTTCGGCGAGGCGGTCGGCGACAGCGACCCGCGGCGCAAGGATCTGACGCTCGAATTGCACAAACGATCCTTCAGCCTAGCCAAAACGATCGAAGAACTGCGCAACCGCAACGAGAACCTGGAAACCGTCAATCAGTGGATGCGGGAAAAATCCGTCGTCGATCCCACCACCGGCCTTTACAAGCGCAACCAGCTCGATCGCCTCTTGCGGACCGAGTGGGAGCGCGCCAAGCGGCATCTGGGCGAGTTGAGCTTTTTGCTGATCAGCATCGACGGATTGCAGCCGTTTCGGGAGTTGCAGGGGGCGGACGCGGCCAGCCTGATCTTTCGCGGCGTGGCCCGCGTGCTCGAAACGCGCAAACGCCTGTTCGATGTTCTAGGACACTTCGACGACGAGACGCTTTTCCTGTTGCTGCCGCATACCCCGCTGGACGGCGCCAGGGAATTGGCCGATCGACTGCGGCGACTGCTGGAAAATCGCGAGTTCCGCGCCGGCGATTATCCCTTCCGTATTCTGTTGTCGCTGGGCCTTGCCGCCTATCACCATCGCTTTTATCCGCTACGCAGCCACGACGAATTGATCCACCTGGCGGCGGACGCCATCGCCGAGGCGCGAATCGACGGCGGCAATCAGGTTCGTTGCACCCAAGTGCCGGTTCTGACGCCGCCGGTGCCCAACGGGGCCGCCGTTCAATGA